GCAGACTCACCCGGGGGGCTGAGAGTAGGTACCACTCGTACGAGCTTGAGACCTTGGCAGTAGTGAAGGCTCTTGAGTATTTCAGACACTATCTTGTGGGTGTACACTTCACCGTGGTTACTGACTGCAACGCTTTAAAACTAACCCAGCGTAAGAAAGACCTGTTGCCCAGGGTGGCCCGGTGGTGGGTATACCTCCAAGACTTTGATTTTAGCCTTGAGTACAGAAAAGGTTGTCTGCTGTCTCATGCGGACTACTTTAGCCGGAATCCAGTTAACATATGTACGATTCAAAAACCTTTAAACTGGGCCCAAGTTGCTCAGGCAGCTGACGAGGAGACGCAGTCTTTAAAGTAAAGGCTATCGGATGGACAGTTAGACCCTAGtcgttatatagttatatatagtcTAACCTACTGGTGAAAGTTCTAAACTTTGCTGCTTTATTCCCAAAGGACATAGGCTTAGCCTTATGCGCATTTTTCATGATGAACACGATCATCTCGGGGTCGATAAAACAGtagatttaattacaaaacatttttggtTCCCAGGGTTGAAAAAATTTGCACAAAAGTACATTTCCCATTGTTTAATTTGTCTTTCTCACAAAAAAGTAGCCCGTGCTCCTCTTCAGCCAATTCATTCTTGGGAAAAACCAGATTTACCTTTTGAGACAGTGCATATAGATTACTTTAGGCCCCCTGCCAGAAAGTGACGGGTATCGTCACGTACTCATTGTTGTAGATGCGTTTTCTAAATTTTGTTTGCTATATCCCATGTACCGACAGGACACTGATGAAATGAAGCGACACTTTACGAACATGATTTCAATCTTTGGAACACCAAAACTGATCGTTGCTGACAGGGGCCGCATGTTCCAAAGTGTCGATTTTCTTAATTGGGTCAAGGATATGGGTTGTGATACTCATTTTATAACACCCGAAATGCACCAATCTAATGGACAGGTTGAACGATATTGCCGTACCGTACTCAATATGGTCCGTATTGAGTGCAACCACCGACAGCAGAAGCCTGCGGTTATGTGGAAGTTACAACTGACTCTCAACATAACAAAACACAAGACGACGCGATATTCTGCCTTGAACTTGCTCATAGGCGTCGAAGCGGCTACACCGCTCATACGCAGCTTGATACGGGATGTAGCTCTTGAAGGTTCCAGTGGTAATCGGGAAGCCATTCGTGAGATGAGTCGTCAGAGAGCGTTTGAACATATATGTGACAATCAAGCCCGTCAGGACGCCTACGTTAACAGGAGACGTAAGCCAACTCAAACCTTTGAACTACACTCCTTAGTATTTGTTCGTAAGCAGGCGCAGTCAACCGGGAAGTTAGACTCGTGTATGCGAGGACCTTACCGGGTGGTGAAGATACTTCCACACGGTCGCTATGAGCTGCAGCTACTGGCTGGCTCGTATGGCAAGTCGACTCAAGCGGCTGCGGAATATATTGTTCCGTGGCGTGGAGAATGGACCCCTGATGTTTGTGCTGCTTTCTTTGATGGTGAGTGTCTGCTCTATTTTTGCTTGCAATTTAAGATCAGCTTTGAATTTACTgatgttttaaaatctttatgagccaatatgttttgtttatttgttatgattGGAATACTATCCTATAGCCTCGGGGCTAAAGTAAGGCAAATTTAACAAGTTGATACGGTGAGCGTTTTTCTTGGAGTGTATCGGACACGCTACTGTAGGATCCCTGAGCTGAGGATAACCATTTGTCTTGGAGTGCATCGGACTGTGGTTATCCTCGGGAGGCTGGGCAGGGATAACCAGTTGTCTTGGAGTACATCGGACTGTGGTTATCCCGTGGATAATTGTGGGCCTGTGATAACTGTTGTCTTGGAGTGCATCGGACGCGTTATCACAGGAGTGACTTTGGCCTGGGATAATTGATATCTTGGAGTGCATCGGATTCATTATCCCAGGTAATTGAGTTGCTTTGTTTTGAATATATCTTAGAGAGCATCAGACGTGCTATCCTTGTGTGTTCGACAACTTGACTTTGTGGGTCAGTTGTCTTGGAGCAGgtttcatgtaaaataaaaaaagagctTAGCTTATGATAGCTATCAGCGTCGACAGCATTGTTGATTCGCAATATGCAGAAAAATCTGtggttttattttcatgttacaGACGCAGATACTGAAGAAGAGGAATTAACTGCCGGTGTCGACCTGCGTCCCGGTGTTGTACAGCCTGTGGAAGAGATCGAGCCGCAACAAGGACCCTCAGGAATACAGAGATTCTCAGAACTAGCTGCCTCCATTGTGAACGAAGAAAATCTCCTGCTCTCCGTCCCAATCGTGGAAACGGATCGTGACAGTTGAAAATAAAGAAGCCCGGGGACGGTCTTCTGTCAGGAAAGGCcgtgtaggaatataggagggcagtagtgggaggaagtgtatttaa
The Nymphalis io chromosome 19, ilAglIoxx1.1, whole genome shotgun sequence DNA segment above includes these coding regions:
- the LOC126776115 gene encoding uncharacterized protein LOC126776115; translation: MVRIECNHRQQKPAVMWKLQLTLNITKHKTTRYSALNLLIGVEAATPLIRSLIRDVALEGSSGNREAIREMSRQRAFEHICDNQARQDAYVNRRRKPTQTFELHSLVFVRKQAQSTGKLDSCMRGPYRVVKILPHGRYELQLLAGSYGKSTQAAAEYIVPWRGEWTPDVCAAFFDDADTEEEELTAGVDLRPGVVQPVEEIEPQQGPSGIQRFSELAASIVNEENLLLSVPIVETDRDS